The genomic DNA AAAGAAGAGTGAAGTAGGGGATTATTTTGATGGTCTGGGTAAGAAGCTTGAGATTGCATCAGGAGAATTAGAGAAAGTAGCATAAAAAGCATCAGCAGATATTGATAAAGATGGTATATTTGATGACAAGTCAATAAGGGCAGTTGTTGATTCAGCAAAAGCTACTTTAAGTACGTAAAAGGGCATTTAGAATCATTAAAGGGAATAGGTGATGGCAATGTTGTAGGCGAGGTGGCATCTAATGCTAAAGGAGTAGCAGCAAGTACAGATGAATTGAAGGGTGCCTTTAAGGCATTGAAAGGAATAGTGGACACATCTAGTAAAGAAGGTGTTGCGAAGCCAAAAGCAGGGGATATAGCAGTAAAAGTAGGTAGTGCAGATAATAAAGATGGAGCTAAAATATTAGCTACAGATCAAGGTCCAGGAGCGGCAGTGGGAGATAAAGCGGCAGCGATATTGTCAATTGTAAATGGAGAGAAAATGCTGACATCAATAGTTGCATCAGGAGAAAATGATCAAGCATTGGGTGTAAATAATGCAGATGCTTCAACAAGTACATTAAAATTTGCATTAGGAGGTAATAAAGATAATTTAGCACAAGAAGCAGCTAAAGCAGCAGCAGTAGCAGGAGGAATAGCATTACGTTCATTAGTGAAAGGTGGGAAATTAGCTGCAAATAATAATAATGATGAAAAAGCCGTACAATCAGCAGGAATAAGTGCAGTAAATAAACTGTTATTAGCAGTGGAGGATATAATTAAAAAGACAGTAAAGAATGTATTAGAGAAAGTAAAGCAAGAAGTGGATAAGGCAAGAGATCCAAAAGCAGCAGTTAAGTAGTAGAATTTGAATATAGTTGTTGAAATGATTAGATAAGAACATTATTAAAGGGAGCAATAAAGCTCTCTTTTTATCTGTAGTATTGTATGTGTTATATAAAGCATATTTTTTCTTTTAATCCTTGAGAGAAAAGCAATAAAAACAAGGAGGAGAAGAAAGAAATGAAAGGGGCTTTAGGATATGGGTTGAGAGAAGGGAGAATAGAGGATAAGGGAGGAATATAGGATATAAGGAGGATATAAAGGTAGTAATTAAAATGGGAAGTAAAGGGAGGAAAGAGTTCTGAGAATAGGTTTTTAAGGTCATTGGTGGGATTGAGTAATGAATTTTTGAATGTTTTTACGTCATTTGGGGATATGTTAGGGAGTGTATTGGGGTTAAATGTTAATTCAAAGAAGTCAGATGTAGGGAAATATTTAAGACAGTGCAGGGTACTGTTCAAGGGATAAAGGATGGACTTAATAAAATTGTTGGTGAAATGAAGGAAGGAAAGAATCCGAATGCTGAGGCTACTGAGAGTGCAGTGAAAACATTGGTTGAGAGTAAACTAGATAAGATAATTGGTGGAGCAAAGGAAGCAAGTGAGGCAATAGGAGTAGAAGGAAGTGAACTAATAGGTAATGTAGCTGCTGGTGGAGCAGGTGAAGCTGGTAATGGGATTAAGGGTGATAATGTTGATAGTCTAGTGAAAGGAATTAAAGATATTGTAGATGTGGTACTTAAAGGCAAAGGTAAATATGATGCTGGTAATAGTAAAAAAGCTGAGGATTTTTCTGCTGAAAGAACTGCTCAAGCTGCGAATGGTGAGGCAGGCAAGTTATTTGCTGCTAACGCCGATAGTGCTGCTAATGCAAAGAAGACAGCAGCAGATGCAGCAAAAGCAGTTGGAGCAGTAACTGGTGTTGATATACTGCAAGCTATATTTAAAGATGATGGTGCTATTAAATTAGCTAAAAATAATGATGGTAATGCTGGTGCTATTCCTAAGGATGCAACTATAGCAGGAGGTATTGCATTGAGAGCAATGGCTAAGAATGGTAAATTTGCTAATGCTAATGCTGCTGATGCTGCTAATGCTAATGTTGCTATTTCAGTTCAAGGAACAGCAATAAGTGCAGTAACTAAGGCGTTAGATATATTAACAATAGCAATAAGAGAGACAATAGATTCAGGACTTAAAAGTGTAAAAGAAGCAATGAAAATTAATACTCATGATACTTCTGTATCATCTAAAAAGAGTGGTTCTGATGGTCAAAATAAATAGCAAAGTTATATAAGTAAATAAGAAAAATAAAGTTATAAAGAGGAAGATACTAAGAGTTAAGCTTTTGGTATCTTTTATTTTATAGTGTATTTTATAGTGTGTTAAAAAGAAATATGTTACTTGATATGATTAATTTTATTATTTGTGGTTTCTTTAAAATGTTCTAATTAAAAATATTCGGTTTATTGTATGAAATTGTATAGAATAGATTTGTATAGTTGTAAAATTTGTATAAAGATATAATGAGTCATAAGAAGTAAGTTTTAACTTATATGAGATATCTTAGTTGTTTTAGGAGATTTAATGACACGCCCAGTTGTAATATTAACTTAGCATGGTTAGCATGGTATAAAAATACATTAAAACTTCTAATGAAACTAAGATCTTACACAATGAGTATATATTAAAAATGTAAAAAAGTCTAGCAATAGTAAAATTTTGTTTTTTAATGTAAATAATAGAATATTGTACTATTTGATATTAAGGGTTAATTTGTACAAAAATTAATAATTTCTTTAGGATTTGTTTCGATTATATTATTTGTACATATTGTTAAATATGTTTTCATCATTTTTTTGATAAAAAATAGTAATTTTAATTAAAAAAAATTGTATTTTAGATAATGTGATATATATTATTAATTAATAATCATTACTATTTAGTAATAGTGATTATTAATTCTAAAGAAGGAGAATATTTGTGAGAAAAAATTTGTTTATATTATTAGTTTTGGGGTTAGCGTCTTGTAATCTAGATTCTAAATTATTGGATAATAAAGAAAGACCTGATAATTTTTTAAAAGATGTTGTAAATAATGTTCAGGATTTTGTGAATAACGTTCAAGGTGATGAACCAATAAAAGAAGATGTTGTTAATAAAGTTTCTGTTGAAAAAGTAGTAAGAGGAGATTCTGTAATAAAAGATGAGAAAGGGGAATTAATATCTGCCCTTATAAATGATATTAATAGTGTTATGAGATTATTAAATCAAGATAAGGCTGAAGTTGAGGATGCAAATCAATATGGTATGAAGGATAAAGTGTTTAAATTAGTGTTAAATGCTGTTAATAATAAGACATTAGATCATGATGATAATAAGGAAGTAAGACGATTATTTTATTCCTCTTTGTTATACAATAAAGAAAGAATAAAAGATTTTGCAGAAATTCTTAAAAAAGTAGAAGCGGATAATACAAATAAGGGTACATGGATTTACGATATAATGAATACTGTAGTAGTAGATCTTCAGTTTGATTTTGAGAGAATAATTAATAAATTAGAAAAGAATAGAGATAAACTTGATAAATTGAGTCTTGTTGATTTAAGAGAAATTAAATCAAAGCTTGAAGAAATTCAATTACAGAAATTAAATTGGAGGAAAGCCGTAGATAGTCTTATTTCATCTTATAAAGCTAAGACAGATGGAATTAGTTCTGATAGTAAGAAATTGATAGAGCATATTGAGAAAAGATATAAAGATCTTATTAAAGTTAAAATTCCTGAAATGAAGGCGGTATCTAATAGGATTATATCTATTCTAGATAACAATTAAGTTAATTTATATAATCATTTAAAATACAAAGGAAGGTAGATTAATAATAGTCTATCTTCCTATATTTTTGTTGTATAAATGTATTTTAGGTGAAGTTTGGTAGAAAAAATTTTTTTATATGTATTGTAAAAAAAAGAGTCTTTGGCTTATTAAATTTTACTCTTAT from Borrelia hispanica CRI includes the following:
- a CDS encoding complement regulator-acquiring protein — translated: MRKNLFILLVLGLASCNLDSKLLDNKERPDNFLKDVVNNVQDFVNNVQGDEPIKEDVVNKVSVEKVVRGDSVIKDEKGELISALINDINSVMRLLNQDKAEVEDANQYGMKDKVFKLVLNAVNNKTLDHDDNKEVRRLFYSSLLYNKERIKDFAEILKKVEADNTNKGTWIYDIMNTVVVDLQFDFERIINKLEKNRDKLDKLSLVDLREIKSKLEEIQLQKLNWRKAVDSLISSYKAKTDGISSDSKKLIEHIEKRYKDLIKVKIPEMKAVSNRIISILDNN